Proteins from a genomic interval of Gluconacetobacter diazotrophicus PA1 5:
- a CDS encoding DUF1674 domain-containing protein produces MTDTQTPKPEPSVTQPQGNAEKPAEPHEYGGPKEQRPTRYGDWTVKGRCIDF; encoded by the coding sequence ATGACCGACACCCAGACCCCGAAGCCCGAACCCTCCGTGACGCAGCCCCAGGGCAACGCGGAAAAACCGGCCGAGCCGCATGAATATGGCGGCCCGAAGGAACAGCGCCCCACGCGCTATGGCGACTGGACCGTCAAGGGACGCTGCATCGACTTCTGA
- a CDS encoding (2Fe-2S)-binding protein: MFVCSCNMLTDRDVAEAAEEGATRPGEIHARRGCRPKCGNCVPGMMCLLRRAIQARAQATLRDTAILDVTILDEGVAAA, from the coding sequence ATGTTTGTCTGTTCTTGCAACATGTTGACGGATCGTGACGTGGCGGAAGCCGCCGAGGAAGGCGCCACGCGGCCGGGCGAGATCCATGCCCGCCGGGGCTGCCGCCCCAAATGCGGCAACTGCGTCCCGGGCATGATGTGCCTGCTGCGCCGTGCCATCCAGGCGCGGGCCCAGGCCACGCTGCGCGATACCGCGATCCTGGACGTCACGATCCTGGACGAGGGCGTCGCCGCCGCCTGA
- the ccmE gene encoding cytochrome c maturation protein CcmE: MTRKSRRLWLVGACLLGLGTATALVLNAFSSNIVFFMAPSQVRAHPPAADRTIRLGGMVVAGSVRRQTQGDTPIALFDVTDGQAAVTVRYAGILPDLFREGQSVVAVGTVAPDGAFRASEVLAKHDETYMPKEVAEALRRSGKWDPRYGKAPDAASWNTMTVGDARHGEANRS; the protein is encoded by the coding sequence ATGACCCGCAAGAGCCGCCGCCTGTGGCTGGTGGGCGCGTGCCTGCTGGGGCTGGGCACTGCCACCGCCCTGGTGCTGAACGCGTTTTCGTCCAACATCGTCTTCTTCATGGCGCCGTCGCAGGTCCGGGCCCATCCGCCGGCCGCCGACCGCACGATCCGGCTGGGCGGCATGGTGGTGGCGGGGTCGGTGCGGCGCCAGACACAGGGCGACACGCCGATCGCGCTGTTCGACGTGACCGACGGCCAGGCCGCCGTCACCGTGCGCTATGCCGGCATCCTGCCCGACCTGTTCCGCGAGGGACAGAGCGTGGTCGCCGTCGGCACCGTGGCGCCGGACGGCGCCTTCCGCGCCAGCGAGGTCCTGGCCAAGCATGACGAGACCTATATGCCCAAGGAAGTGGCCGAGGCGCTGCGCCGCAGCGGCAAGTGGGACCCGCGCTACGGCAAGGCCCCCGACGCCGCAAGCTGGAACACCATGACCGTGGGCGATGCGCGCCACGGCGAGGCCAACCGGTCATGA
- a CDS encoding cytochrome c-type biogenesis protein: MRTTARTLLVTLVLAAGLSPLAAAAVDDPSEMLPDPRQEARAEAIGAQLRCLVCQNESIEDSSAGLLIRDLRHVVRDHVARGESNRQIMDWMVGRYGNFIRLRPALTIGTLLLWGMPVLALLAGIGAAALAFRRSRGTAPAPLSDAERARLTDLTGPR, encoded by the coding sequence ATGAGGACCACGGCGCGCACCCTGCTGGTCACGCTGGTCCTGGCCGCCGGGCTGTCGCCCCTGGCGGCGGCGGCGGTCGACGATCCGTCGGAAATGCTGCCCGACCCGCGCCAGGAAGCCCGGGCCGAGGCGATCGGCGCGCAATTGCGCTGCCTGGTCTGCCAGAACGAATCGATCGAGGACAGCAGTGCCGGGCTCCTGATCCGCGACCTGCGCCACGTGGTGCGCGATCACGTCGCCCGGGGTGAGTCCAACCGGCAGATCATGGACTGGATGGTCGGCCGCTACGGCAATTTCATCCGGCTGCGCCCGGCGCTGACCATCGGCACCCTCCTGTTGTGGGGCATGCCGGTGCTGGCCCTGCTGGCGGGGATCGGCGCGGCCGCCCTGGCCTTCCGCCGGTCGCGGGGCACCGCGCCCGCGCCGCTGAGCGACGCCGAACGCGCGCGCCTGACCGACCTGACCGGACCGCGCTGA
- a CDS encoding redoxin domain-containing protein, with the protein MTGTVPHPPNLARRRLLMAAPLAAAGVAGVAFWRMLSGMSQGSFDPHDIHAPVLNRPVPDFKLPDQTPGQGFGTADLRALQAPVLVNFFASWCIPCVAEMPELNALKDRLPIWGIAYKDKPDDAAGFVKRAGNPYARIAGDLSGMTAIDWGVSGVPESFLVGPGGVIRWHSAAALDADTVRGTLLPLAASLHS; encoded by the coding sequence ATGACCGGTACCGTGCCGCATCCCCCGAACCTGGCGCGGCGGCGCCTGCTGATGGCGGCGCCGCTGGCCGCCGCCGGGGTGGCGGGAGTGGCGTTCTGGCGCATGCTGTCGGGCATGAGCCAGGGATCGTTCGACCCGCACGACATCCACGCCCCGGTGCTGAACCGCCCGGTGCCCGATTTCAAGCTGCCGGACCAGACCCCCGGCCAGGGATTCGGCACCGCCGACCTGCGCGCGCTGCAGGCGCCGGTCCTGGTGAATTTCTTCGCGTCCTGGTGCATCCCGTGCGTCGCGGAGATGCCCGAACTGAACGCATTGAAGGACCGGCTGCCGATCTGGGGCATCGCCTACAAGGACAAGCCGGACGACGCCGCCGGCTTCGTGAAGCGCGCCGGCAACCCCTACGCGCGCATCGCCGGCGACCTGTCGGGCATGACCGCCATCGACTGGGGCGTGTCCGGCGTGCCGGAATCCTTCCTGGTCGGGCCGGGCGGCGTGATCCGCTGGCACAGCGCCGCCGCGCTGGACGCCGACACGGTTCGCGGCACGCTGCTGCCCCTGGCCGCGAGCCTGCATTCATGA
- a CDS encoding EVE domain-containing protein, with translation MAYWLVKSEPDAFSWDQQVANGVEPWTGVRSHQAKRNLMAMARGDRAFFYHSNIGKEIVGVVEIVREAYPDPTAESGAWVCVDVRAVGPMPHPVTLAAIKADPDLADLALVRQSRLSVVPVSDTQWGHLCRMGGWGGS, from the coding sequence ATGGCATACTGGCTGGTGAAGTCCGAGCCCGACGCGTTTTCCTGGGACCAGCAGGTGGCCAACGGCGTCGAGCCCTGGACCGGCGTGCGCAGCCATCAGGCGAAGCGCAACCTGATGGCGATGGCGCGCGGCGACCGCGCCTTCTTCTATCACTCGAATATCGGCAAGGAGATCGTGGGCGTGGTCGAGATCGTCCGCGAAGCCTATCCGGACCCGACGGCGGAAAGCGGCGCCTGGGTCTGTGTCGATGTCCGCGCGGTGGGGCCGATGCCCCACCCCGTCACGCTGGCGGCGATCAAGGCCGACCCGGACCTGGCCGACCTGGCGCTGGTGCGCCAGTCCCGCCTGTCCGTCGTGCCGGTCTCGGACACGCAATGGGGCCATTTATGCCGCATGGGCGGGTGGGGCGGCTCCTGA
- a CDS encoding sulfotransferase family protein: MDCAIEDGGRTLAGLVRACADRGPVCITGRDAPSAPDIAGFLRRHGLAPPKPAAEPAGEPAVSIVYSRRFPPRPPLPGRVRVLFLDMDNPAGADRKTAYRTIGNACNYDLLVTSAPDPDAVGKAIRQAYGIDVPNIRSQRDWQAECDAIAARPAIRRSDRDEKTAMVVVGMHRSGTSLVSHLLARAGFDLPTSLMPPGEDNRDGFWESPIIAALNDGILKEYGAGWDRLFSSVRLKDAGAGLDAHVGRIRETIRAQYPDARAIVLKDPRICLLMPVWHRALVAEGYVPRYILTTRHPVEVAMSLQRRNRIMVGIGVFLWADHMVTALEFLRDKPVFAAFFDRLLDAPDAVMARIWSMFAFPPETLPADLSAVAQPSLRHHLEQRPALAVAVKPAWDLYRALADGSGHLPPVAQVEAFRTWLQEQKILLGL, encoded by the coding sequence GTGGATTGCGCGATCGAGGATGGCGGGCGCACGCTCGCCGGCCTGGTACGCGCCTGCGCCGACCGGGGACCGGTTTGCATCACCGGCCGGGACGCTCCGTCCGCCCCCGATATTGCCGGCTTTCTGCGGCGTCACGGGCTGGCCCCGCCGAAGCCTGCGGCGGAACCGGCCGGCGAGCCGGCTGTGTCGATCGTCTATTCCAGACGCTTCCCGCCCCGTCCGCCCCTGCCGGGTCGGGTGCGGGTCCTGTTCCTGGACATGGACAATCCCGCCGGCGCCGACAGGAAGACGGCCTATCGGACGATCGGCAACGCCTGCAACTATGATCTCCTGGTCACCAGCGCGCCCGACCCCGACGCGGTTGGCAAGGCGATCCGGCAGGCTTACGGCATCGACGTGCCGAATATCCGGTCGCAGCGGGACTGGCAGGCCGAATGCGATGCGATCGCCGCGCGGCCCGCCATCCGGCGATCGGACCGCGACGAGAAAACCGCGATGGTCGTCGTCGGCATGCATCGGTCCGGAACCTCGCTGGTCAGCCACCTGCTGGCCAGGGCCGGGTTCGACCTGCCGACCAGCCTGATGCCGCCAGGCGAAGATAACCGGGACGGATTCTGGGAATCGCCGATCATCGCCGCGTTGAACGACGGCATCCTGAAGGAATATGGCGCGGGATGGGACCGGCTGTTTTCCAGCGTCCGCCTGAAGGACGCCGGGGCCGGCCTGGATGCGCATGTCGGTCGCATCCGCGAAACGATCCGCGCGCAATACCCGGACGCACGCGCCATCGTCCTCAAGGACCCGCGAATCTGCCTGCTGATGCCGGTATGGCACCGGGCGCTGGTCGCGGAGGGCTATGTCCCGCGCTACATCCTGACCACGCGCCACCCGGTCGAGGTGGCGATGTCCCTGCAGCGGCGCAACCGGATCATGGTCGGGATCGGGGTGTTCCTCTGGGCCGACCATATGGTGACGGCCCTGGAGTTCCTGCGGGACAAGCCCGTCTTCGCGGCGTTCTTCGACCGGCTTCTCGACGCGCCCGACGCCGTCATGGCGCGGATATGGTCGATGTTCGCCTTCCCGCCCGAAACCCTTCCCGCGGACCTGTCGGCCGTGGCGCAGCCGTCACTGCGCCATCACCTGGAACAGCGGCCCGCGCTGGCCGTCGCCGTGAAGCCGGCATGGGACCTCTATCGTGCCCTGGCCGACGGGTCGGGGCACCTGCCCCCGGTCGCCCAGGTCGAGGCGTTCCGCACCTGGCTCCAGGAACAGAAAATCCTGCTGGGACTCTGA
- a CDS encoding 2-hydroxyacid dehydrogenase has translation MSRTRPRLIHSQRLPDAVAARIARDYDTPPAPDHKLTADELVALARDFRPDAVLVTSSTPVSAATVAALPDSVRVIATISVGTDHLDIPAIVARGWALTYTPDVLTDCNADLTMMLILAAARRGAEYLSVMRGGWGRSLGMEEMLGTRVTGKTLGIIGMGRIGRAVARRARGFDMKVLYSNRRRLAPDLEQGATYFSDMRDMLPHCDILTLHMPGSKGAPPVITADLLARLPRGAIFVNAARGSLVDEDALIAALSDGHLAAAGLDVYRNEPHPDPRFLALSNVFLTPHMGSATLETRTGMGMLALDNIDAVLAGGPAVTPVPV, from the coding sequence ATGTCGCGGACGCGCCCCCGCCTGATCCATTCCCAGCGCCTGCCGGACGCCGTCGCCGCGCGGATCGCGCGCGACTACGACACCCCGCCCGCGCCCGACCACAAGCTGACGGCGGACGAACTGGTCGCGCTGGCGCGCGATTTCCGCCCCGACGCGGTGCTGGTCACCAGCAGCACCCCGGTTTCGGCCGCCACGGTCGCCGCCCTGCCGGACAGCGTGCGCGTCATCGCCACCATCAGCGTGGGCACCGATCACCTGGACATTCCCGCCATCGTCGCGCGCGGGTGGGCGCTGACCTACACGCCCGACGTGCTGACGGACTGCAATGCCGACCTGACGATGATGCTGATCCTGGCCGCCGCCCGGCGCGGCGCGGAGTATCTGTCGGTCATGCGCGGGGGGTGGGGCCGGTCGCTGGGCATGGAGGAAATGCTGGGCACCCGCGTCACGGGCAAGACCCTGGGCATCATCGGCATGGGGCGGATCGGCCGCGCCGTCGCCCGGCGGGCGCGGGGCTTCGACATGAAGGTCCTGTATTCCAACCGGCGCCGCCTGGCGCCGGACCTGGAACAGGGCGCCACCTATTTCTCCGACATGCGCGACATGCTGCCGCACTGCGATATCCTGACCCTGCACATGCCCGGCAGCAAGGGCGCCCCCCCGGTCATTACCGCCGACCTGCTGGCGCGACTGCCCCGGGGCGCGATCTTCGTCAACGCGGCGCGCGGCAGCCTGGTGGACGAGGACGCGCTGATCGCCGCCCTGTCCGACGGGCACCTGGCGGCGGCCGGGCTGGACGTCTACCGCAACGAACCGCACCCCGACCCGCGCTTCCTGGCGCTGTCGAACGTGTTCCTGACCCCGCACATGGGCAGCGCCACGCTGGAAACCCGCACCGGCATGGGCATGCTGGCGCTGGACAATATCGACGCGGTGCTGGCCGGCGGCCCGGCCGTCACCCCCGTTCCCGTCTGA
- a CDS encoding YciI family protein yields MLFAIICTDKPGALETRMATRAQHLAYLQAYQERIREAGPLLGPDGRPSGSMLLVDVEDRAAAEGFAASDPYAKADVFESVVIRAFRPVFRDGALVE; encoded by the coding sequence ATGCTTTTCGCGATCATCTGCACCGACAAGCCGGGCGCGCTGGAAACGCGCATGGCCACCCGGGCACAGCATCTGGCCTATCTGCAGGCCTATCAGGAACGGATCCGGGAGGCCGGCCCGCTGCTGGGCCCGGACGGGCGGCCGTCCGGCAGCATGCTGCTGGTCGATGTCGAGGACCGCGCGGCGGCCGAGGGCTTCGCCGCCAGCGACCCCTATGCCAAGGCCGACGTGTTCGAAAGCGTGGTGATCCGTGCCTTCCGGCCGGTCTTCCGCGACGGCGCGCTGGTGGAATAG
- a CDS encoding heme lyase CcmF/NrfE family subunit, whose amino-acid sequence MTPELGNFALALACCLAGGQAILPLVGARRRDPRLMALAPALAVGQMLALAFSFACLIDAAVRDDFSVQNVAANSAAAKPLLYKITGVWGNHEGSVLLWALILGICGGAVALFGRNLPSALRARVIAVLGGVSAGFQLFCLTTSNPFDRVWPAPMDGQGMNPLLQDPGLAFHPPILYTGYVGFAVPFAFAVAALIEGRVDAAWGRWVRPWAVAAWCFLTCGIALGSWWSYYVLGWGGYWFWDPVENASLIPWLTGTALVHSAIVVEKREALKIWTVLLAIGTFSFSLSGTFLVRSGILNSVHAFANDPARGIFILGLLALVIGGSLLLFAIRAPALVAGGLFAPVSREGLLVVNNILLCSICAVVLTGTMYPPFMSLLFGKTISVGKPFFDATAAPLAIPLLAFMGFGPMMPWKRAQFWPVLRRLWWAGIVTALAFCLMAWRIRDVLPLLAATGAVWVIAASVADIAERVRLFRIPPGASLQRARMLPRAALGAALAHAGVGISVLGLAAMSQAQHRIVEVRVGQTEMLAGDAWTLTAIRAAPGPNYTSLIATIEVRHDGRLVTVLHPSKRTFPSQNQTTTEVAIHTNLMSDLYGVLGDRHGTDADPTYVLRLHYNPLAPWMWLGGLIMALGGALSLSDRRTRVGAPRRAAAPGMVAAQ is encoded by the coding sequence ATGACGCCGGAACTGGGCAATTTCGCGCTGGCGCTGGCCTGCTGCCTGGCCGGCGGGCAGGCGATCCTGCCGCTGGTGGGCGCGCGGCGGCGCGACCCGCGGCTGATGGCGCTGGCCCCCGCCCTGGCGGTGGGGCAGATGCTGGCGCTGGCCTTTTCCTTCGCATGCCTGATCGATGCGGCGGTGCGTGACGATTTCTCGGTCCAGAACGTCGCGGCCAACAGCGCCGCCGCCAAGCCGCTGCTGTACAAAATCACCGGCGTATGGGGCAATCACGAGGGATCGGTACTGCTGTGGGCGCTGATCCTGGGGATCTGCGGCGGGGCGGTGGCACTGTTCGGCCGCAACCTGCCCTCTGCCCTGCGGGCGCGGGTCATCGCGGTCCTGGGCGGCGTTTCGGCCGGCTTCCAGCTGTTCTGCCTGACGACGTCCAATCCGTTCGACCGCGTCTGGCCCGCGCCGATGGACGGCCAGGGCATGAACCCGCTGCTGCAGGACCCGGGCCTGGCCTTCCATCCGCCCATTCTCTACACCGGCTATGTCGGCTTCGCCGTGCCCTTCGCCTTCGCCGTCGCCGCCCTGATCGAGGGACGGGTGGACGCCGCCTGGGGCCGCTGGGTCCGCCCCTGGGCCGTCGCGGCCTGGTGCTTCCTGACCTGCGGCATCGCGCTGGGGTCGTGGTGGTCGTACTACGTGCTGGGCTGGGGCGGCTACTGGTTCTGGGACCCGGTGGAAAACGCGTCGCTGATCCCGTGGCTGACCGGCACCGCGCTGGTCCATTCCGCCATCGTGGTGGAAAAGCGCGAGGCGCTGAAGATCTGGACCGTGCTGCTGGCCATCGGCACATTCTCGTTCTCGCTGTCCGGCACGTTCCTGGTCCGCTCGGGCATTCTCAATTCCGTCCATGCCTTCGCCAACGACCCGGCGCGCGGCATCTTCATCCTGGGCCTGCTGGCGCTGGTCATCGGCGGGTCGCTGCTGCTGTTCGCGATCCGCGCGCCGGCGCTGGTGGCGGGCGGCCTGTTCGCGCCGGTCTCGCGCGAGGGGCTGCTGGTCGTGAACAATATCCTGCTGTGCTCGATCTGCGCGGTGGTGCTGACCGGGACCATGTATCCGCCCTTCATGTCGCTGCTGTTCGGCAAGACGATTTCGGTCGGCAAGCCGTTCTTCGACGCCACGGCGGCGCCGCTGGCGATTCCGCTTCTGGCCTTCATGGGGTTCGGCCCGATGATGCCGTGGAAGCGCGCCCAGTTCTGGCCCGTGCTGCGCCGGCTGTGGTGGGCCGGGATCGTCACCGCCCTCGCCTTCTGCCTGATGGCCTGGCGCATCCGCGACGTGCTGCCGCTGCTGGCCGCGACCGGCGCGGTCTGGGTGATCGCGGCCAGCGTCGCCGACATTGCCGAGCGCGTCCGCCTGTTCCGCATCCCGCCCGGCGCCAGCCTGCAGCGCGCGCGCATGCTGCCGCGCGCGGCGCTGGGCGCGGCCCTGGCCCATGCCGGCGTCGGCATCAGCGTGCTGGGGCTGGCCGCCATGTCGCAGGCCCAGCACCGCATCGTCGAGGTCCGGGTCGGCCAGACCGAGATGCTGGCCGGCGACGCCTGGACCCTGACCGCGATCCGCGCGGCCCCCGGCCCGAACTACACGTCCCTGATCGCGACGATCGAGGTCCGGCATGACGGCAGGCTGGTCACCGTGCTGCATCCGTCCAAGCGCACCTTCCCCAGCCAGAACCAGACGACGACCGAGGTCGCCATCCATACCAACCTGATGTCCGACCTGTACGGCGTGCTGGGCGACCGGCACGGCACCGACGCCGACCCGACCTACGTGCTGCGCCTGCACTACAATCCGCTGGCGCCGTGGATGTGGCTGGGCGGGCTGATCATGGCGCTGGGCGGGGCGCTGTCGCTGTCCGACCGGCGGACGCGCGTCGGCGCGCCGCGCCGCGCCGCCGCCCCCGGCATGGTGGCCGCGCAATGA
- the ccmI gene encoding c-type cytochrome biogenesis protein CcmI, whose amino-acid sequence MIWIGIFLLSTVVLLPAIVAIRRTDRLTDERASALLLHYAQLAELDRDRQDGLIADSEHLGAVLEVQRRLLATDAAPARSLGRAARVPAVVVALLLIPASAVGLYLLCGHPALPAQPLAPRLAALHAQDHRDDALLAELRTGLARMAPDDPNRFRGYLLLGQAEAARMHYADAAEAWRQATAIQFIPEIAARAAEAQTLADGRVSSDSAALFRRALDGAPADAPWRMAAEQRIAQSEHQ is encoded by the coding sequence ATGATCTGGATTGGCATTTTCCTGCTCAGCACGGTCGTGCTGCTGCCCGCGATCGTCGCGATTCGCCGCACGGACCGCCTGACGGATGAACGCGCATCCGCCCTGCTGCTGCATTACGCGCAACTGGCCGAACTGGACCGCGACCGGCAGGACGGGCTGATCGCGGACAGCGAACATCTGGGCGCCGTGCTGGAAGTCCAGCGGCGGCTGCTGGCCACCGACGCGGCGCCGGCACGGAGCCTGGGCCGCGCGGCGAGGGTGCCGGCCGTCGTGGTGGCGCTGCTGCTGATCCCGGCTTCGGCGGTGGGGCTGTACCTGCTCTGCGGCCATCCGGCGCTGCCGGCCCAGCCCCTGGCGCCGCGCCTGGCCGCCCTGCATGCCCAGGACCATCGCGACGACGCGCTGCTGGCGGAACTGCGCACCGGCCTGGCCCGCATGGCCCCCGACGACCCCAACCGCTTCCGGGGGTACCTGCTGCTGGGCCAGGCGGAAGCCGCCCGCATGCATTACGCCGACGCCGCCGAGGCCTGGCGGCAGGCGACCGCCATCCAGTTCATCCCCGAAATCGCGGCCCGCGCGGCCGAGGCCCAGACCCTGGCGGACGGACGGGTCTCGTCCGACAGCGCCGCGCTGTTCCGCCGCGCGCTGGACGGCGCCCCGGCCGACGCGCCGTGGCGCATGGCGGCGGAACAGCGGATCGCCCAGTCGGAGCACCAGTAA
- a CDS encoding serine hydrolase domain-containing protein, with amino-acid sequence MMDAMSIAMPTGGMAERVDQVVRGAVARGRLVGAVVLVAVDGAVVVRCAAGLANREGDRPMATDTLMRLASLTKPVVTAVALRLAERGMLGLDDAVTRFLPDFRPACADGSVPVITLRHLLTHTAGLSYGFAFPRDDNPYVRAGVSDGIAEPGLALADNLARLSGVPLSFAPGQGCQYSLALDVMGGVLERAGDAPLPELVRQYVGAPLGWARSGFSVPDPTALCGAYADARPVPVAMGARYAMPRQLPGGRISEIVFAPDRVLDSGSYPSGGAGMVGTAEEFLTFVDALRAGGGPILSADSAALFGRNAIGDLPMGMANDGMRFAIGAATVDDPARARTPMSRGAFTWGGVYGHQWIADPARGVSIVMLSNTALAGMAGAYPDAVRDAVYGVG; translated from the coding sequence ATGATGGACGCCATGTCGATTGCCATGCCGACTGGGGGAATGGCCGAACGGGTCGATCAGGTGGTGCGGGGCGCGGTGGCGCGGGGCAGGCTGGTGGGCGCGGTGGTGCTGGTGGCGGTGGACGGCGCCGTCGTGGTGCGCTGTGCCGCCGGCCTGGCGAATCGCGAGGGCGACAGGCCGATGGCGACGGATACGCTGATGCGCCTGGCGTCGCTGACCAAGCCGGTGGTGACGGCCGTGGCGTTGCGACTGGCCGAACGCGGAATGCTGGGCCTGGACGACGCGGTCACGCGATTCCTGCCCGATTTCCGGCCGGCCTGTGCCGATGGATCGGTGCCGGTGATCACGTTGCGCCACCTGCTGACGCACACGGCGGGCCTGTCCTACGGCTTTGCCTTCCCGCGCGACGACAACCCCTATGTCCGCGCCGGCGTTTCCGACGGCATTGCCGAGCCCGGACTGGCGCTGGCCGACAACCTGGCGCGCCTGTCCGGCGTGCCGCTGTCGTTCGCGCCGGGGCAGGGGTGCCAGTATTCTCTGGCGCTGGACGTGATGGGCGGCGTGCTGGAACGCGCGGGCGACGCGCCGCTGCCGGAGCTTGTGCGGCAGTATGTCGGCGCGCCGCTGGGCTGGGCGCGCAGCGGGTTTTCGGTGCCCGACCCGACCGCCCTGTGCGGCGCCTATGCCGATGCGCGGCCCGTCCCGGTCGCGATGGGCGCGCGCTACGCGATGCCCCGGCAACTGCCCGGCGGCCGGATCAGCGAAATCGTCTTCGCCCCGGACCGGGTGCTGGATTCTGGTTCCTATCCCTCGGGCGGGGCGGGCATGGTCGGCACGGCGGAGGAATTCCTGACCTTCGTCGACGCCCTGCGCGCGGGTGGCGGGCCGATCCTGTCGGCGGACAGCGCCGCGTTGTTCGGGCGCAACGCGATCGGCGACCTGCCGATGGGAATGGCCAATGACGGCATGCGCTTCGCCATCGGGGCGGCGACGGTGGACGATCCGGCACGGGCGCGCACCCCGATGTCACGCGGCGCCTTCACCTGGGGCGGGGTCTACGGCCATCAATGGATCGCCGACCCCGCGCGGGGGGTATCGATCGTGATGCTGAGCAATACGGCTCTGGCGGGCATGGCCGGTGCCTATCCGGACGCGGTGCGCGATGCGGTGTACGGCGTGGGCTGA
- a CDS encoding EcsC family protein: MTIQTGSEIAPLVLDAPAIAELQSALEKVESGRGVLVRLADLMGGAVGQAARLGLRGIGMAPGLQAKLKGIAETAISRAFEVAIVGMHAPDAVPLTRDSAPAWRAPAVQAAVTVSGAVGGFAGLAGLVPDVTFTTLTIMREIARIAREEGEDLSTPESRRACLEVFALRAFPVGATDEESELGYFSARAMLRGRPVVMLVSEVASHYGLGLSRKLAVQMMPVAGALCGASLNAAFLAHYRALARAHFTIRRLEREHGPEVRRTAESLRAGMTGAAF; the protein is encoded by the coding sequence ATGACCATTCAAACCGGGAGCGAGATCGCTCCGCTGGTGCTGGACGCCCCTGCGATCGCCGAATTGCAGAGCGCGCTGGAGAAGGTCGAATCGGGGCGCGGGGTCCTGGTGCGGCTGGCCGACCTGATGGGCGGCGCGGTGGGGCAGGCGGCGCGGCTGGGCCTGCGCGGGATCGGCATGGCGCCCGGCCTGCAGGCTAAGCTGAAGGGCATCGCCGAAACCGCGATCTCACGCGCCTTTGAAGTCGCCATCGTGGGCATGCATGCGCCCGACGCCGTACCGCTGACGCGCGACTCGGCCCCCGCGTGGCGGGCCCCGGCGGTCCAGGCGGCGGTGACCGTGTCCGGCGCGGTGGGCGGATTCGCCGGGCTGGCCGGGCTGGTGCCCGACGTCACCTTCACCACGCTGACCATCATGCGGGAAATCGCCCGCATCGCGCGTGAGGAGGGCGAGGACCTGTCCACCCCGGAATCCCGCCGTGCGTGCCTGGAAGTCTTCGCCCTGCGGGCCTTCCCGGTCGGCGCGACGGACGAAGAAAGCGAACTGGGTTATTTTTCGGCCCGGGCGATGCTGCGCGGCCGGCCGGTGGTCATGCTGGTGTCCGAGGTCGCGTCCCATTACGGGCTGGGCCTGTCGCGCAAGCTGGCGGTGCAGATGATGCCGGTGGCCGGCGCCCTGTGCGGCGCGTCGCTGAATGCGGCGTTCCTGGCGCACTACCGGGCGCTGGCGCGGGCGCATTTCACCATCCGGCGGCTGGAACGCGAACATGGCCCCGAAGTCCGCCGCACCGCGGAGTCGCTGCGCGCCGGGATGACCGGCGCGGCCTTCTGA